GGAGCTCACCCGCGTCACCGCACCGACGAGCGCCCGGGCGTCGTCACGGGACAGGCGGGTGTTCATCCACTCGCGCATCGACATGCCGGACAGCGTGCGCGTGTCGATGCGGCCCACGCCCGCCAGCAGGCGCGCGAACTCCAGCTTCCCGGCCAGGCCGAGCAGGTCCGTCGTCATCAGCGACACGGGCCCGCGTGGCAGCGTGTGCAGCCGGCCCGCCTCGAGCGCGAAGCTGCCCGCGCCGGGAAGGCCGCCCTGGGGCTTCACGCCCAGCCGGCCGAGCACCCGCGCCGCCGCGCCTCCGAGGTACAGCGCGTGCGGGCCGAGGTTGAAGCGGAAGCCCTCCACCTCCGACGTCTGCGCCCGGCCGCCGAAGTGCTTCGCACGCTCGTACAGCGTCACCGTGTGGCCCTCGCGCGCCAGCAGCGCCGCCGCCGCGAGCCCTCCCACGCCTCCGCCCACCACCGCTATCCGGGTCGCCTGCATGTCCGTCCTCCACGCTGGAGGCCCGGGGAAATTCCGGGCGTCCGACGGCTCCACGAAAGAGGGGGGCGAAAGGTTACACGGGGGTGAAAAGAGGGCCGGAGCGGGCGGGCGGGGACCGGAGTAGAACGGTGGTTCCAGACCATGCGTTCGTCCCGACCCTCCGGCTCGACCCGCTCACGGGCTTTCCCGAAGGCCCGTGCCTCCGGCGCGGGCACCACGGCCTCGCTGTTGAACCTGGGCACGCGCACCTCCGAGCGGCTGCGCACCGTGGGCATCGCGGACGAGGCCACGCTGCGCGCCGTGGGCGCCACCGAGGCGTACCGCCGGCTCAAGGCCGCGTTCCCGAGGCAGGTGAGCGCCGTGGCCCTGTATGCCCTGCACGGCGCGCTCACGAACACGCACTGGAATGACTTCCCACCCGAGGTGAAGGCGCAGATGCGGGCCCGGGCGGAGGGCCATGACGACGAATCATGACGAGGCGCACTACGCGACCAGGGCGGCCGCTGCGGCGATGTAGTCGAGATAGGCCCTGATGACGCCACTGTCCGGCTCGCGCGGAATCACGCCAAGAATGGGCGGCGGTGCAGGCGCCTTCCTTCGGATGTCCGTCGAGTCGAGCAGGACATCGGCGACCCAATCAGACTCCAGCCAGAACTCCATCACGCCTACATAGCGGGGCAGGAGCGCCTGACGCGCGAACGCGGCCGCGCGTTCACTCACGAGACGCTGCTGTTGGAACAATTCCCGGAGGTACGTCCCGCCCTGCGCGAACCGGAACTGCACGCGCAGCTTGTCACGCCGCTCCTGGGGAACCAGTTGCTTCATCATCGGAATGAAGGTGCCACTGAATTCGATGAGGTCCGTCGCGGAGAGGCGCAGCTTCGGATACAGCGGGATGAGGGCCGCCCATATCTTGAGCGGCTCACAGAGGTGCTCGAAGCCCTCGGCTCCTGGATGGAATACGAGTCGAGGAGGCTCCCGGTTCGTGTCTTTTGTCGCAACCTCAACGCCCACAGGCGGTAGAGGCTTCAGAATTCCCCGAAGGGTTCCCTTGACGCTCGATGAGTCTTTCCCTGCCTCCGTGAGGAGTGCTCCCTCGAATTCTCCCTCGAGTTCCCGCTCCGCCTCAGCCTGCGCAGGCACTGCTCTTGGAGGAGTGACCCACCGCATCCTCGCGTAGGGACCAAACCGGTCATCGTGAACGTACAGCCGACTCATCCCTCGGGAGATGAGCGCGTGACTGGGAGTCACCTTGCGAATGATGTCGTCAACCTGCTCTTCCGGGTGATGGCCCCGAAACCCGACAACGGCAATCGCATGGCCTCCTGCACCGGTTCCATCCGAGACGTGCAGGATGGGCGGAATCCCCGACCGGACGTAGCACTGGATGGCCATGAGGAAGAGCTCGGGCTCTTCCGCGGGCTTGAGGACGAAGGGTGAGTAGCCGAAGTCCCGGATGGCGGCGCACATCTGGTCCAGTTCGAGCCCTGCTTCCGCAGGAAGGACACGGCCTTCGTGATTGTGCTGCGTTGCCGCCAGGGTGATGGCCAGCGGAGTCGGGGCGCGTCCCCCATCCGTCCGCACCACTCGGGCCAGCGAAGACCAGAGCGCGGTGGTCGCACAGGCTCCGACTCCCTGGTCCTGTTGCTGGAACGGGATTCCCTCGATGGTGAGCTCCAGTCCGCCCAGGTGGACACGATGGGGCGCCGAAGGCGGACCATAAACACGGTCAGTGCCTGCGGACTGGTAGGGCCGGAAGATGGTCCGTCCAACAGGCGAGGCAGGCAGGGGACGGATGACGACGAAGCCACGATAGCTGTCGCCAAGCTCCTGCTGGACGACCTTGTACTCACCCGAGGCGGCCCGACGCTGGAAGGTCTCGAACGACGTCTCCTCCAGGTCACAGCCGAAGACATGGATGCGAGTGGTCTGCGAGTCGGGTGGCCTCAGCTGGGTCGCGTAATAGCCGAGGTACTCCTCCAGGTAGTGCCGGTCGACGTAGGGAGACTCAATGACGAGTGATTGGGCTCCACAGTCCGGATGGGAAAGAAACGAGGCCAGGTAACGAACCTGGTCGCACGCCAAGCCCTGGGACTTTGGGTCTACCTTGGAGGCAAGCAGGGCCTCCCGGATGAAGCCCTGCTCGGAGAACCGCAGGAACCGCAGCGAGACCTTCGTCGCCGGCATCAGCGCAGGCGGAGCTTCAAGTCCCCCGCGGAGACCTGCTTCATCGGAGCCACCCGCTTCTCCAGCTCGCGGCGGAGTTCCTCGCCCTCGCGCACGAGACGCAGGATCTCCTCCGGCGGCAGCACCGGGAGATTCGTGGCGTTCGGAGCGTCCTGGGCGGTGCTCATGGTCCAACCCTCCAAAAAGGCGGGGAGTCTACGCATCCCCGCTGACCAGCGTCGAGAACCCTCGTCGATCCGACATCTCCTCACCCCGCGAACAATGGGGATGAGACCTCGTAAAGCCCAGTGCCCGTGTAATCAGGAGGACATCTCGCCGCACGTCCAACCCATGAGAATCCCTGGGTAGGTCGTGCCCGGGCTGCCTCCTCGGACTCTCTCTGAGCGGGCTCCTGAGGGGACCGCCGGGCGCAGCGCCCTGGATGCAGTGGAGCCGCACCTGGAGGGCCGGGACGCCGCTTGTGCTGCCATAAGAGGAACTCTTCGCTGCGTAAGGATGCCGCTTTACCGCGTAAAGATAGCGACTGCGGGGACCTTGATGGGTCTCCGTCATCCTGCGCAACGCCGCCCCACCCGCCTCGAATGAGCCCGGCCATGACGCGGCGCCCGCCCCTGGCGAGGACGCCCCCGGCCCCGCCTCCAGCGACGACGACGAGCGCTGAACCTCCCGGCAGGTCGCGCTCGCACACCTCCGCAGCGACACGCGCGTCACACCCGCACCAGCGCCGCGAGAACCTTCCAGCACAGCTGCGCGGCCCATGCGGGTCATATCGACCTCATCCCGCCGAGGTCCCTCACACAGTCGAATCCTGAATTCCTGACAACCCCGCGAGTTACTACGTGCGAGGCAATGTCAGAGGTAGGGATATGATGTTTCGCACGACGGCGGATTCTCCCGCCGCGCATGTCCGAGACATCCACCCATGAGAAAGCTTCTCGTCGCCCTGCTCGCCCTTCCCATGCTCGTCGCCTGTGGCCCCGCGCCGGAGCCCACTCCGGTGGACCCGCCCGTCGAGCAGTCGCAGCCGCAGGGCATGGATGCGGCTCCCGCGGAGGAGTTCATCGCGCCCCGCGAGCGCTCTGTCACCCTGAGCACCGGCGTGACGCTGCGCTACGTGGAGCAGGGCTTCAAGCACGGCCCCGCCGTCGTGTTCCTCCACGGCTA
This DNA window, taken from Pyxidicoccus xibeiensis, encodes the following:
- a CDS encoding TfoX/Sxy family DNA transformation protein gives rise to the protein MRSSRPSGSTRSRAFPKARASGAGTTASLLNLGTRTSERLRTVGIADEATLRAVGATEAYRRLKAAFPRQVSAVALYALHGALTNTHWNDFPPEVKAQMRARAEGHDDES